A genomic region of Jaculus jaculus isolate mJacJac1 chromosome 10, mJacJac1.mat.Y.cur, whole genome shotgun sequence contains the following coding sequences:
- the Ccnb2 gene encoding G2/mitotic-specific cyclin-B2, with protein sequence MALLRRPTVSSDLENTDIGVNPKAKGHVTVRRVVLEEIGNKVKPRAAQVAKKAQNTKVLIPPTKATNVSKPLKPTASVKPVQMEMLPPKSSSPTPEDVSMKEENLCQAFSDALLCKVEDIDNEDWENPQLCSDYVKDIYQYLRQLEVLQSITPRFLEGRDINGRMRAILVDWLVQVHSKFRLLQETLYMCVAIMDRFLQVQPVSRKKLQLVGITALLLASKYEEMFSPNIEDFVYITDNAYTSPQIREMETLILKELKFELGRPLPLHFLRRASKAGEVDVEQHTLAKYLMELTLVDYDMVHYHPSQVAAAASCLSQKVLGQGKWNLKQQYYTGYTENEVLEVMQHMAKNVVKVNENLTKFIAIKNKYASSKLLKISTIPQLNSKAIRDLASPLMARA encoded by the exons ATGGCGCTGCTCCGACGACCGACG gtgtCCAGTGATTTGGAGAATACTGACATAGGAGTTAATCCTAAAGCTAAGGGCCATGTGACCGTCAGGCGTGTGGTTTTAGAGGAAATTGGAAATAAAGTTAAACCCAGGGCAGCGCAAGTAGCTAAG AAAGCTCAGAACACCAAAGTGCTCATTCCGCCCACCAAAGCGACCAATGTCAGCAAGCCACTGAAACCTACTGCTTCTGTGAAACCAGTACAGATGGAAATGTTGCCTCCGAAG AGCTCTTCTCCCACCCCTGAGGATGTCTCCATGAAGGAAGAGAACCTCTGCCAGGCTTTCTCGGATGCTCTGCTCTGCAAGGTTGAGGACATTGATAATGAGGACTGGGAGAACCCTCAGCTGTGCAGCGACTACGTGAAGGACATCTACCAGTATCTCCGGCAGCTGGAG GTTTTGCAGTCCATCACCCCACGTTTCTTAGAAGGGAGAGACATAAACGGACGTATGCGTGCCATCCTGGTGGACTGGCTGGTCCAAGTCCACTCCAAGTTCCGGCTGCTGCAAGAAACTCTGTATATGTGCGTTGCCATCATGGACCGatttttacag GTTCAGCCTGTTTCCCGGAAGAAGCTGCAGCTGGTTGGGATTACTGCTCTGCTCTTGGCTTCCAAATACGAGGAGATGTTTTCTCCAAACATCGAAGACTTCGTTTACATCACAGACAATGCTTATACCAGTCCTCAGATCCGAGAAATGGAGACTCTAATTTTGAAAGAGCTGAAATTTGAGTTGGGACGACCCTTACCACTACACTTCCTAAGGCGAGCTTCGAAAGCTGGGGAG GTGGATGTGGAACAGCACACCTTAGCCAAGTACCTGATGGAGCTGACTCTTGTCGACTACGACATGGTGCATTACCACCCTTCCCAGGTGGCAGCAGCCGCTTCCTGCTTGTCTCAGAAGGTGCTGGGCCAAGGAAAATGG AACCTAAAGCAGCAGTATTACACAGGCTACACAGAAAATGAGGTCTTGGAAGTCATGCAGCATATGGCCAAAAACGTGGTGAAAGTCAACGAGAACTTAACAAAATTCATC GCCATCAAGAACAAGTATGCCAGCAGCAAGCTCCTGAAGATCAGCACCATCCCTCAGCTGAACTCCAAAGCCATCAGAGACCTCGCCTCCCCTCTGATGGC